A genomic stretch from Ureibacillus composti includes:
- the tsaE gene encoding tRNA (adenosine(37)-N6)-threonylcarbamoyltransferase complex ATPase subunit type 1 TsaE, translated as MEFEKIVTSLEDTQDLAYKLAELLETQDTITLEGDLGAGKTTFTQALAKGLGINRTVNSPTFTIMKQYTGRVTLNHLDVYRLSDGNEDLGWEEIFYGDAVTVVEWAHLIEEDLPDERLAIEIYRIDDHQRKFILKPIGERYVRLCEELFK; from the coding sequence ATGGAATTCGAAAAAATTGTTACATCTCTTGAGGATACGCAAGACTTGGCTTATAAATTGGCCGAGTTACTAGAAACACAAGATACAATAACATTAGAAGGGGATTTAGGAGCTGGTAAGACCACGTTTACTCAGGCTTTGGCCAAGGGACTTGGGATTAATAGAACAGTGAATAGTCCAACTTTTACAATTATGAAACAGTACACAGGTAGGGTAACGTTAAATCATCTTGATGTTTACCGACTTTCAGATGGTAATGAAGATCTTGGATGGGAAGAAATCTTTTATGGTGATGCCGTAACAGTAGTTGAGTGGGCACACTTAATAGAGGAAGATTTACCTGATGAAAGACTTGCAATTGAAATATATCGAATTGATGATCATCAAAGAAAGTTCATATTAAAACCAATCGGAGAACGTTATGTGCGATTGTGTGAGGAGTTATTTAAATGA
- a CDS encoding SprT family protein → MTDIELQSLVEKISIEYFQQPFLHTAYFNARLRTTGGRYLLRSHNIEFNKKSYEAFGIEELRGIILHELCHYHLHLQGKGYKHRDADFRALLKKVGAPRFCSTIEEKTTKSKSHLIYIYQCVQCKQQYPRKRRMNVERYRCSKCMGGLQLIKEGRE, encoded by the coding sequence TTGACAGATATTGAATTGCAATCTTTAGTAGAAAAAATATCAATCGAATACTTTCAGCAACCATTTTTACATACTGCATATTTTAATGCTCGTCTTCGAACAACAGGAGGGCGTTATTTATTAAGGAGTCATAATATCGAATTTAATAAAAAGTCTTACGAAGCATTTGGTATTGAAGAATTGCGCGGTATTATTTTACACGAGTTATGCCATTATCACCTTCATCTACAGGGAAAAGGATATAAACATCGTGATGCTGATTTCAGAGCATTGTTAAAAAAAGTAGGTGCACCGAGATTTTGCTCAACTATAGAAGAAAAAACAACGAAATCTAAAAGTCATCTAATTTATATTTATCAATGTGTACAGTGTAAGCAACAATATCCAAGAAAAAGAAGGATGAATGTTGAACGATATCGTTGTAGTAAGTGCATGGGTGGACTTCAATTAATAAAAGAGGGTCGTGAATAA
- the tsaB gene encoding tRNA (adenosine(37)-N6)-threonylcarbamoyltransferase complex dimerization subunit type 1 TsaB gives MIWLGIETSNSPLSIAIVKDGQVLAEIVQNNKLTHSVTAMPTIEEVFKKAKLNPSDIDAIAVAQGPGSYTGIRIGVTIAKTLAWTMKKPLVGISSLKTLAANAKIFNGLICPIFDARRQNVYAGVYKGKHLETVIEDQHLSLEDLLMEIKKQDEPVVFIGLDVDKFKEDIIEQLGNQANFAPYSYQLPRAGSMIELAENEQLLSANEVHTFVPKYHRIAQAEATWIKEQKKDHE, from the coding sequence ATGATTTGGTTAGGAATTGAAACTTCAAATTCGCCGCTTTCCATTGCCATTGTCAAAGATGGACAAGTATTGGCGGAGATTGTACAAAATAATAAATTGACGCATTCAGTTACAGCGATGCCTACTATTGAAGAGGTATTTAAAAAGGCTAAACTGAATCCATCTGATATAGATGCGATTGCAGTTGCTCAAGGACCAGGATCCTATACAGGTATTAGAATTGGTGTTACGATTGCTAAAACATTAGCTTGGACAATGAAAAAGCCATTAGTAGGTATTTCAAGTTTAAAAACACTTGCTGCAAATGCCAAAATTTTCAATGGCTTAATTTGCCCTATTTTTGATGCACGTAGACAAAATGTTTATGCGGGTGTTTATAAAGGGAAGCATCTTGAAACAGTGATAGAAGACCAACATCTTTCGCTTGAAGATTTATTAATGGAGATTAAAAAGCAAGATGAACCAGTTGTCTTTATCGGCCTAGATGTAGATAAGTTTAAAGAAGACATCATAGAACAATTGGGAAATCAAGCTAATTTTGCACCATATTCATATCAACTACCAAGAGCTGGAAGTATGATTGAACTTGCAGAAAATGAGCAGTTACTTTCAGCTAATGAGGTACACACTTTTGTTCCAAAATACCATCGCATAGCACAAGCAGAAGCAACTTGGATTAAGGAGCAGAAGAAAGATCATGAATAG
- the rimI gene encoding ribosomal protein S18-alanine N-acetyltransferase, whose protein sequence is MIQYRRMTPEDVEVVHSIEVATFPTPWTLDSFHYEMRENEFAYYIVAENEQGTIVGFCGMWLVIDSAQITNVAVIEEVRGKGIGETLMREAMRIAREHNIEMMSLEVRVSNLVAQNLYRKLGFQDGGIRKGYYVDNQEDALVMWVKLNE, encoded by the coding sequence ATGATTCAATATAGAAGAATGACACCAGAAGATGTTGAAGTGGTACATTCAATAGAAGTTGCCACATTTCCAACCCCTTGGACTTTAGATTCCTTTCATTATGAGATGAGAGAAAATGAATTTGCTTACTATATAGTCGCAGAAAATGAACAGGGTACCATCGTTGGCTTCTGTGGGATGTGGTTAGTAATTGATTCTGCACAAATTACAAATGTGGCTGTTATAGAAGAAGTGAGAGGCAAGGGAATTGGAGAAACTCTAATGCGAGAAGCTATGCGAATAGCACGTGAGCATAATATTGAAATGATGAGTTTAGAAGTACGTGTATCGAACTTAGTAGCACAAAACCTATATCGAAAGCTTGGTTTCCAAGATGGTGGAATTCGAAAGGGATATTACGTAGATAACCAAGAGGATGCTCTTGTAATGTGGGTGAAATTAAATGAGTGA
- a CDS encoding IS110 family transposase: MKHVIALDVSKGKSTMVIYDRYCRCEFEGELHHTRVDFDRLHERIEEIIKLDGQAPEIVFEATGVYSKPVEAFFKDYGYTYSRMNPLEANLQMAKMRRHKTDMSDAHELAKTHFKMERESTYIQEEYYEQMRALTRYYDEIDEEMILLKSRMHSILQMSFPELEKLLTPNSALFLNIVQLYPHPALVLAHSKTIIKNRLKANTQKNLSLDRAEKKAITLLETAENSYPAIKATDVRCDQVRDYAARISALKEKKEALIKLMAELSKERKEYLVLRSIPGIGDSTACRIIGEMGDIRRFKNAKQLNAYVGIDIMRYQSGNTQYRDRINKRGNKHLRKILYFTIQAMLMLKQKHNHFVDYYYKLKTQPQRKPHKVAIIACINKFLKVTFQLLTHGILYDYETATN, from the coding sequence ATGAAACATGTCATTGCATTAGATGTCAGTAAAGGAAAAAGTACAATGGTCATTTACGATCGCTATTGTCGCTGTGAATTTGAAGGTGAATTACATCATACACGTGTAGATTTTGACCGATTACATGAACGTATCGAAGAAATCATCAAGCTAGATGGACAAGCACCGGAGATTGTTTTTGAAGCAACGGGTGTCTATTCAAAACCTGTCGAAGCGTTTTTCAAAGATTATGGATATACATACAGCCGCATGAATCCACTTGAAGCGAATTTACAGATGGCGAAGATGCGACGACATAAAACGGATATGAGTGATGCTCATGAGCTTGCGAAAACGCATTTTAAAATGGAACGTGAATCTACATATATACAAGAAGAGTACTACGAACAGATGCGTGCACTGACAAGATATTACGATGAAATCGATGAAGAAATGATTTTACTAAAAAGTCGAATGCATTCGATTTTACAGATGAGTTTTCCAGAATTAGAAAAGTTACTGACACCGAATTCAGCACTGTTTTTAAACATCGTGCAACTCTACCCTCATCCAGCACTTGTATTAGCCCATTCGAAAACAATTATTAAAAATCGATTAAAGGCAAATACGCAAAAAAATCTATCTTTAGATCGTGCAGAGAAAAAAGCAATCACGTTATTAGAAACAGCTGAAAATAGTTATCCGGCGATTAAGGCGACAGATGTTCGATGTGATCAAGTACGAGATTACGCAGCTCGAATCTCAGCTTTAAAAGAAAAGAAGGAAGCACTGATAAAATTGATGGCAGAATTATCGAAAGAACGTAAAGAATATCTCGTATTACGCTCGATTCCTGGTATTGGCGATTCAACTGCTTGTAGAATCATTGGTGAAATGGGTGATATTCGTCGCTTTAAAAATGCGAAACAATTAAATGCGTATGTAGGAATAGATATTATGCGTTATCAATCGGGGAATACCCAGTACCGTGACCGTATCAATAAACGAGGGAATAAACATCTGCGGAAAATTTTATATTTTACGATACAAGCGATGCTTATGTTAAAACAAAAACATAATCATTTTGTGGATTATTATTATAAATTAAAAACGCAACCTCAGAGAAAGCCTCATAAGGTTGCGATTATCGCATGTATCAATAAGTTTCTGAAAGTGACGTTTCAGTTACTGACACATGGCATTCTTTACGATTATGAAACAGCCACAAACTAA